Proteins from one Hydrogenivirga caldilitoris genomic window:
- a CDS encoding metal-sulfur cluster assembly factor, with translation MEREILQALTEVKDPEIPIDIVNLGLIYGVRVRDGVAYIDMTLTVQGCPAKHFFAEHIKEKILEKFPQLKDVVVEFVFEPPWTKEKISEEGKAQLRKLGWDI, from the coding sequence ATGGAAAGAGAGATACTTCAGGCTCTTACGGAAGTGAAAGACCCTGAAATACCCATAGATATAGTTAACTTGGGGTTGATTTATGGGGTACGTGTTAGGGACGGCGTTGCATACATAGATATGACCTTGACCGTTCAAGGATGTCCTGCCAAACACTTCTTTGCAGAGCATATTAAGGAAAAGATATTAGAAAAGTTTCCTCAGCTGAAAGATGTTGTTGTAGAATTTGTATTTGAGCCTCCTTGGACGAAGGAGAAGATATCAGAAGAGGGAAAGGCTCAGCTGAGGAAGTTAGGATGGGATATCTGA
- a CDS encoding V4R domain-containing protein — MGYLKDNIRALAEAIERESVLIHRDALIDGYRDVYKLSKLGIDRIIKKAAEYGGRKGAKTLKERYGVYTDRLDEALELLTIIAESSRLIDLLEYDIESLEIHIEGSILVEAIGKNQKPVCKPMAGFFKGFLSDLLDKKYEVEEVTCAAQGYERCTFKIKQK, encoded by the coding sequence ATGGGATATCTGAAGGATAACATACGAGCTCTTGCCGAAGCGATAGAACGGGAGTCTGTTCTTATACACAGGGACGCACTCATTGACGGTTACAGAGACGTATACAAGCTCTCCAAACTTGGGATAGACCGTATCATAAAGAAAGCAGCCGAGTACGGTGGAAGGAAAGGAGCCAAGACCCTTAAAGAGAGGTACGGTGTATACACGGATAGGCTTGATGAAGCCCTTGAGCTGCTCACCATAATAGCGGAATCTTCAAGGCTCATAGACCTGCTTGAGTACGACATAGAAAGTCTGGAGATACATATAGAAGGCTCAATCCTGGTTGAAGCGATAGGTAAGAACCAGAAGCCCGTATGCAAGCCCATGGCTGGGTTCTTTAAAGGTTTCCTCAGCGACCTCTTAGACAAGAAGTATGAAGTTGAAGAGGTCACCTGTGCAGCACAGGGATATGAAAGGTGCACCTTCAAGATTAAACAGAAATAA
- the bioB gene encoding biotin synthase BioB has product MDRYESLIIELYEKSSRYEPLTREEALELLKVPDDYVPFLTHFAQKLKKQFFPENELEFCSIINAKSGACSEDCKFCAQSKFYKTPINVYNLVPKEEIVEGAERGVEFGANRYCVVLAGKQATPEEVEKIADAVREVKEVEKLPINVCVSAGTMDEESLKKLKEAGVKRVNHNLEASRNFFPRIVTTHSWEDRYETIKRIKKVGLSTCCGGIFGMGETEEDRVDLALTYRELEVDSIPLNFLMPIQGTPLEKAPGITPLEALKVIAMFRFTNPKAELRLCGGREQNLRDFHGMAVLMTNAMMVGGYLTRAGRDIKKDYQLLEDLRAKRKEEVLT; this is encoded by the coding sequence ATGGACAGATACGAGAGCTTAATCATAGAGCTTTACGAAAAGTCTTCCCGATATGAGCCCCTTACAAGGGAAGAAGCCTTAGAGCTCTTGAAGGTGCCCGACGATTACGTGCCCTTCCTTACCCATTTTGCTCAGAAGTTGAAAAAACAGTTCTTTCCAGAGAATGAGCTTGAGTTCTGCTCAATAATAAATGCCAAGAGCGGAGCCTGTTCCGAGGACTGCAAGTTCTGTGCCCAGTCAAAGTTCTACAAGACACCTATAAACGTCTATAACCTTGTTCCCAAGGAGGAGATAGTAGAAGGTGCCGAGAGGGGTGTTGAGTTCGGTGCAAACAGATACTGCGTGGTGCTTGCAGGAAAGCAGGCTACACCTGAAGAGGTTGAGAAGATAGCCGACGCCGTGAGAGAGGTGAAGGAGGTTGAGAAGCTCCCTATAAACGTGTGCGTTTCGGCGGGAACTATGGACGAGGAAAGTCTGAAAAAGCTCAAGGAAGCAGGCGTAAAAAGGGTAAACCATAACCTTGAAGCGAGCCGGAACTTCTTCCCGAGGATAGTTACAACCCACAGCTGGGAGGATAGGTACGAGACCATAAAGAGGATAAAAAAGGTAGGGCTCTCCACCTGTTGTGGGGGAATATTTGGAATGGGTGAGACGGAAGAGGACAGGGTTGACCTTGCCCTAACTTACAGGGAGCTTGAGGTGGACTCTATACCCCTTAACTTTCTCATGCCCATTCAAGGGACTCCCCTTGAAAAAGCCCCCGGTATAACTCCCTTAGAAGCCCTTAAGGTCATAGCTATGTTCAGGTTCACTAACCCCAAGGCGGAGCTCAGACTGTGCGGAGGAAGAGAACAGAACCTCAGAGACTTCCACGGCATGGCTGTCCTGATGACTAACGCCATGATGGTGGGGGGATATCTGACAAGAGCCGGAAGGGACATAAAGAAGGACTACCAGCTCCTTGAAGACCTGAGAGCGAAAAGAAAGGAAGAGGTTCTAACCTGA
- a CDS encoding flippase-like domain-containing protein translates to MRKTFIYGTIILVVILLMSFSYIIFKTVTKETLGVLLNLKKRYLLLTFLFLILYHTFDNLRLYILSRAVNLKYSLFYGYVMSFVNTFGATVTPAHVGGELAAVYMLLRKGASVHKVMSIVTMKTISGLFFFILGLPIFLWHLYRNPQQVIPVLQIFIGVVVVFGLAYVGGKILFQKSISRPSVKKIKEGLKRYIYYMKIFGYKRKGYFLGSILSSCGLYISFLLIAPALAKSFGRDEGFFELFLSQISLLYVIFMSPTPGGSGVGELGGLAVFAAFLEPFELGVFVILWRLISQYISALIGGVLFTLCLIKDLRR, encoded by the coding sequence ATGAGGAAGACATTCATATACGGGACCATAATTCTTGTGGTTATTCTCCTGATGAGCTTCTCCTACATAATTTTTAAGACTGTAACGAAGGAGACCCTCGGTGTACTCCTGAATTTAAAGAAAAGGTATCTCCTGTTGACATTCTTGTTTTTGATTCTCTACCACACCTTTGATAACCTTAGGCTTTACATACTTTCAAGGGCTGTAAACCTTAAATACTCACTCTTCTACGGTTACGTAATGTCCTTTGTAAACACCTTCGGAGCAACGGTTACACCCGCCCACGTTGGAGGTGAGCTGGCTGCAGTGTATATGCTCCTCAGAAAGGGTGCAAGCGTCCACAAGGTTATGAGTATAGTTACGATGAAGACAATATCCGGTCTTTTCTTCTTTATACTGGGCTTGCCCATATTTCTGTGGCACCTTTACAGGAACCCCCAGCAGGTCATACCTGTTTTACAGATATTCATCGGTGTGGTTGTCGTCTTTGGTTTAGCCTACGTTGGTGGGAAAATCTTATTCCAGAAAAGTATAAGCAGACCATCGGTTAAGAAGATTAAGGAAGGGTTAAAAAGGTACATTTACTACATGAAGATATTCGGCTACAAAAGGAAGGGCTATTTTTTAGGTTCAATCCTATCAAGTTGTGGTCTTTACATATCTTTTCTTCTCATAGCCCCAGCCCTTGCCAAATCCTTTGGGAGGGATGAAGGCTTTTTTGAGCTTTTCTTATCCCAGATAAGCCTCCTTTACGTAATATTCATGAGTCCTACCCCTGGAGGCAGCGGTGTGGGAGAGCTCGGAGGGTTGGCAGTATTCGCAGCCTTTTTGGAGCCTTTTGAGCTTGGCGTATTCGTCATACTGTGGAGGTTAATAAGCCAGTATATAAGTGCTCTCATAGGAGGTGTGCTCTTTACCCTATGCTTGATAAAGGACTTAAGAAGATAA
- a CDS encoding DUF523 domain-containing protein, whose protein sequence is MPVKPKIVVSACLAGENVRYDGKPVEDEFSQKLIRYTEVIKVCPEVELGLGVPRDRVIVYLQGTELRLSQPSTGLELTEKMSQFSKGFLEQLPEVDGFLLKSKSPSCGVSRTKTYGDSKGEHYRGLGKGLFASEVLKRFPHLPVEDELRLRSYRVRLLFTLSLFALAYVRERSAEEFHRRFGEQLRYFLPRLERKLRRADTHTYRKLLLKVFGGLPTGVLNTLAQKLVPPNLLP, encoded by the coding sequence ATGCCTGTGAAACCTAAGATAGTTGTGAGCGCATGCCTTGCAGGTGAGAACGTCAGATACGACGGCAAGCCTGTTGAAGATGAGTTTTCCCAGAAGCTCATAAGATACACAGAGGTCATAAAGGTATGTCCGGAGGTTGAGCTCGGTCTCGGTGTGCCGAGGGACAGGGTCATAGTTTACCTTCAAGGTACAGAACTGAGGTTGTCTCAGCCCTCAACAGGTCTGGAGCTTACCGAGAAGATGTCCCAATTTTCTAAAGGCTTCCTTGAACAACTGCCGGAGGTTGACGGCTTCCTGCTCAAATCCAAATCACCCTCCTGTGGCGTCTCACGGACAAAGACTTACGGAGACTCTAAAGGTGAACATTACAGAGGTCTGGGAAAGGGTCTCTTCGCCTCAGAGGTTCTTAAGAGGTTTCCCCATCTGCCAGTAGAAGATGAGCTTAGACTGAGGTCCTATAGGGTCAGGCTGTTGTTCACGCTCTCGCTCTTCGCCCTCGCCTACGTCAGGGAAAGGTCAGCCGAAGAGTTTCACCGCAGGTTCGGTGAGCAACTCAGATACTTCCTCCCTCGGCTGGAGCGTAAGCTCAGAAGAGCGGACACACACACATACAGAAAACTGCTGTTAAAAGTCTTTGGAGGACTCCCTACGGGAGTGTTAAATACCCTTGCACAGAAGCTTGTTCCCCCAAATTTGCTTCCTTAG
- a CDS encoding methylthioribulose 1-phosphate dehydratase gives MKKLEEVIVEIIEAGRFLDAKGWVPATSGNLSVRVDIDKIAITASGRHKGRLKPEDIILVDLEGQALGDKKPSAETLLHLLVYRTFPNVNAVVHTHSPNATLISRIAKGRVELEDYELLKAFPEIKTHETRLSVPVFENDQDMKRLSEKVEGYIKKHSNVYGFLIGSHGLYTWGESMERAILHAEAYEFLFECEIKLMSMR, from the coding sequence ATGAAAAAGTTAGAAGAAGTTATTGTTGAGATAATTGAGGCAGGGCGCTTTCTTGATGCGAAGGGTTGGGTTCCTGCTACCAGCGGTAACTTGTCAGTCAGGGTTGATATAGATAAGATTGCCATAACAGCTTCCGGTAGGCATAAGGGAAGGCTCAAACCCGAGGATATAATCCTTGTAGACCTTGAGGGACAGGCTCTTGGCGACAAGAAGCCCTCAGCCGAGACTCTCTTGCACCTTCTCGTATACAGAACCTTTCCTAATGTTAACGCAGTGGTTCACACCCACTCTCCAAACGCAACACTTATATCAAGGATTGCCAAGGGACGGGTGGAGCTTGAGGACTATGAACTCTTGAAGGCTTTTCCTGAAATAAAGACTCACGAGACAAGACTGAGCGTCCCTGTCTTTGAAAACGACCAGGACATGAAGAGGCTCTCTGAAAAGGTGGAAGGCTACATTAAAAAGCACAGCAATGTATATGGCTTTCTAATAGGTTCTCACGGGCTTTACACCTGGGGTGAAAGTATGGAGAGAGCCATCCTCCATGCCGAAGCCTATGAATTTCTCTTTGAATGTGAGATAAAACTTATGTCTATGAGGTAA
- a CDS encoding MotE family protein has protein sequence MNLKRILRIKKIEEKEKSRKLKDIEEQIRSLLEEKRKYEEELKLCQEQLVKSQEAMRLIFQQKAFVQKIESVENKIKELESLKEKEAEGLKELKREERAVKILKDKIAYEDYANSLKREFLQIGLIQLFKKGFKLLLLFSLLTFAQSAVQEKLKEMESSQQEKRLKELEKVIEEKLKKLTEERERLEALRKRPLTEEEEKEVEKLIGIVSKTPADEAGAILNEVKPHIAAEILIRLKERQAGQILAAMDPKKAAVVTEIIMSWRKKSAQNR, from the coding sequence ATGAACCTGAAAAGAATTCTGCGTATAAAGAAGATTGAAGAGAAGGAAAAATCAAGGAAGTTGAAAGATATAGAGGAGCAGATAAGAAGTCTCCTTGAAGAGAAGAGAAAGTATGAGGAAGAGTTAAAGCTCTGCCAGGAGCAGCTTGTTAAGTCTCAAGAAGCTATGAGGCTGATTTTTCAACAGAAAGCTTTTGTTCAGAAGATAGAGAGTGTTGAAAATAAGATAAAGGAGCTTGAAAGCCTCAAAGAGAAAGAAGCCGAGGGATTGAAGGAGCTCAAGAGGGAAGAGAGAGCCGTAAAGATACTGAAAGATAAAATAGCCTATGAGGATTACGCCAACAGTTTGAAGAGGGAGTTTCTGCAGATTGGTTTAATCCAGCTATTTAAAAAGGGTTTTAAGCTTCTGCTTCTATTCTCACTCCTTACCTTTGCCCAGAGTGCCGTGCAAGAGAAGCTCAAAGAGATGGAAAGCAGTCAGCAGGAGAAACGCTTAAAGGAGCTTGAGAAGGTTATAGAGGAGAAACTTAAGAAGTTAACTGAAGAGAGGGAGAGGCTTGAAGCTCTCAGAAAGAGACCTTTAACGGAGGAAGAGGAGAAGGAGGTTGAGAAACTTATAGGTATAGTCAGCAAAACCCCGGCAGATGAAGCGGGTGCTATCCTGAATGAGGTCAAACCCCACATAGCAGCTGAGATACTTATAAGACTTAAGGAGCGTCAAGCTGGGCAGATACTCGCTGCAATGGACCCAAAGAAAGCGGCTGTGGTAACGGAGATAATAATGAGCTGGAGGAAGAAGAGTGCACAGAATAGATAA
- the mobA gene encoding molybdenum cofactor guanylyltransferase MobA, with product MECFILAGGQSRRFGEDKILYKLGSKRTIDYIIEEAQKVCDKVFIVAKDREKFKDLHIPVLEDLLPFQAPIVGVYTALKSSGSKEVLILTGDMPLVKKEVLKLLMDSYSSPVTLFSINGKLYPLTAIYSTEILKALEEYIALGKRSLVGFLENVPCKVITEESVKPVDPELASFINMNTREDLSLLLEKIR from the coding sequence ATGGAGTGTTTTATCCTTGCAGGGGGTCAGAGTCGGAGGTTCGGAGAGGACAAGATTCTGTATAAGCTCGGTTCAAAGAGAACTATAGATTACATAATTGAGGAAGCTCAGAAGGTATGCGATAAGGTATTCATAGTTGCAAAGGACAGGGAAAAGTTTAAAGACTTACATATCCCTGTCCTTGAGGATTTACTTCCTTTTCAGGCACCCATAGTGGGTGTTTATACAGCCCTGAAGAGTTCAGGTTCAAAGGAGGTTCTAATACTGACCGGAGATATGCCTCTTGTAAAGAAAGAGGTATTAAAACTGCTTATGGATAGCTATAGCTCGCCTGTCACCTTGTTTTCAATCAATGGAAAGCTTTACCCTCTGACGGCTATATACTCAACAGAAATTCTGAAGGCTCTTGAAGAGTATATAGCCCTTGGCAAGAGAAGTCTTGTAGGTTTCCTTGAAAACGTCCCCTGTAAGGTTATCACCGAAGAAAGTGTAAAGCCTGTTGACCCAGAATTGGCTTCCTTTATAAACATGAACACAAGAGAAGACCTCTCACTGCTGCTGGAGAAGATAAGATGA
- a CDS encoding transglycosylase SLT domain-containing protein, with product MKKLLLLVGTFFLAGCTPTVKEVALYKGKKDIVIVKEGKFLFAEEEDRFINQEAQKLGINFPNRKEVQEHLIYFLRDKRSLEIALKRANLYIPYIKPILEEYGLPEELALLPFIESGFNPFALSRSGAGGIWQLMPFTAKRYGLRVDGKVDERFDLVKSTRAAAQYLKDLHELFGNWELVLAAYNCGEGCVSRRTKGVDFWRSKWALPEQTRKYVPMFFAALLIAKSPHKYGINVDLDSLNIQKKVVDKPEKVRSFVEKLSIKESTFKDLNPHIKGSYIPAGTYVYLPEKVDIKLASAPLITDVPQRVFSKPLPESRRTETKPPERVKEESKETKPRPVKVAKVITPKPVVEVKTKPTLKGKVNRAKKGKTHKKPPERGSERIVIKGVGEDFNVKTKMITLSNGAVLYIKE from the coding sequence ATGAAGAAACTCTTACTCTTGGTGGGAACGTTTTTTCTTGCTGGGTGTACGCCCACGGTGAAGGAGGTAGCTCTCTATAAAGGGAAAAAGGATATCGTCATAGTTAAGGAAGGGAAGTTCCTCTTTGCGGAGGAGGAAGATAGGTTCATAAACCAGGAAGCCCAGAAGTTGGGGATAAACTTTCCCAACAGGAAAGAGGTACAAGAACATCTGATTTACTTTTTGAGGGATAAGAGAAGTCTGGAAATAGCTCTGAAAAGGGCAAACCTTTACATACCCTACATAAAACCTATACTTGAAGAGTACGGTCTGCCTGAGGAGCTTGCGCTTCTCCCCTTTATAGAGAGTGGTTTTAACCCCTTTGCCCTTTCAAGGTCAGGAGCAGGTGGTATATGGCAGCTTATGCCCTTTACCGCCAAGAGGTACGGTCTTAGAGTGGACGGAAAAGTTGATGAGCGTTTTGACCTTGTCAAATCCACCCGTGCTGCCGCCCAATACCTGAAGGACCTTCATGAGCTCTTTGGAAACTGGGAGCTTGTCCTTGCAGCGTATAATTGCGGGGAGGGCTGCGTAAGCAGAAGGACAAAAGGTGTTGACTTCTGGAGGTCTAAGTGGGCTTTACCTGAGCAAACGAGAAAATATGTCCCGATGTTCTTCGCTGCTCTTCTTATCGCTAAGTCTCCCCATAAGTACGGTATAAATGTTGACCTGGATAGCCTTAACATTCAGAAAAAGGTTGTTGATAAGCCGGAGAAGGTCAGGAGCTTTGTTGAAAAACTCAGCATAAAAGAGAGTACCTTCAAGGACCTCAACCCCCACATCAAGGGTTCTTACATACCCGCTGGTACTTACGTTTACCTACCTGAGAAGGTGGATATAAAATTGGCAAGCGCTCCCTTAATTACCGACGTACCTCAGAGAGTATTTTCTAAACCTCTCCCTGAGTCCAGGAGGACTGAAACAAAGCCACCTGAGAGAGTGAAAGAGGAAAGTAAAGAAACCAAGCCCAGGCCTGTGAAGGTTGCAAAAGTTATAACTCCTAAACCTGTGGTTGAGGTAAAAACTAAACCCACTTTAAAAGGTAAAGTCAATAGAGCCAAAAAGGGAAAAACTCATAAGAAGCCCCCTGAGAGGGGAAGTGAGAGGATAGTTATCAAAGGAGTTGGGGAAGATTTTAACGTTAAAACTAAGATGATTACCCTCAGTAACGGTGCGGTCTTATATATTAAAGAGTGA
- the hemL gene encoding glutamate-1-semialdehyde 2,1-aminomutase: protein MNNQKLIQEALEVLPGGVNSPVRAFKAVGGEPVVLVKGRGCRVWDADGNEYIDFLASWGPLILGHAYPKVVKAVKEEVERGLSFGLTNPHEVKLAQLVVEMVPSVEKVRFVNSGTEATMSAIRLARGVTGRKLVVKFEGCYHGHYDSLLVSAGSGVATFAIPGTPGIPEEIAKLTLVVPFNNREAVKKVFEEYGEDIACVIVEPVAGNMGVVPPKEGFLKFLREITEEHGSLLIFDEVITGFRLSKGGAQELFDVNPDLTCLGKILGGGLPVGAYGGRKELMSQVAPEGPVYQAGTLSGNPVAMVAGVETLKELRDKEPYEELGEKAKRVSEAVSGMLKEKGIPHRINRVGSMFTVFFTDKEVVDFESAKSSDLELFGKFFRKLLEKGILIPPAQFEAWFLSTAHEEEDIEEALNRIESAIREL from the coding sequence ATGAACAACCAAAAATTAATTCAGGAAGCATTAGAAGTATTACCAGGTGGTGTAAACAGCCCAGTGAGAGCCTTTAAGGCTGTTGGTGGAGAGCCTGTGGTCCTGGTTAAAGGCAGGGGTTGCAGGGTATGGGATGCGGACGGCAATGAGTACATAGACTTCCTTGCCTCATGGGGTCCACTCATACTTGGGCACGCGTATCCCAAGGTGGTTAAAGCTGTCAAGGAAGAGGTAGAAAGGGGCTTGTCCTTTGGTCTTACAAACCCACACGAGGTGAAGCTCGCTCAACTTGTAGTTGAGATGGTACCAAGCGTAGAAAAGGTCAGGTTTGTAAACTCTGGAACAGAAGCTACTATGTCCGCTATAAGGCTTGCGAGGGGAGTGACAGGAAGGAAACTTGTGGTGAAGTTTGAAGGGTGCTACCATGGACACTATGACAGCCTTCTTGTCAGTGCGGGTTCAGGTGTCGCGACCTTTGCCATACCGGGAACCCCTGGAATCCCAGAGGAGATAGCGAAACTTACTCTCGTTGTACCTTTTAACAACAGAGAGGCTGTAAAAAAGGTGTTTGAGGAGTACGGAGAGGATATAGCTTGCGTGATAGTTGAACCTGTAGCGGGAAATATGGGAGTTGTCCCACCGAAAGAAGGCTTCTTGAAGTTCCTCAGGGAGATAACTGAAGAACATGGCTCATTGCTCATATTTGACGAAGTTATAACGGGCTTCAGGCTCTCCAAAGGTGGGGCTCAAGAGCTTTTTGACGTGAATCCAGACCTGACTTGCCTGGGAAAGATACTTGGAGGGGGTCTTCCCGTTGGGGCTTACGGTGGTAGAAAGGAGCTTATGTCCCAGGTGGCTCCCGAAGGACCCGTATACCAGGCAGGAACCCTCTCAGGAAACCCTGTGGCTATGGTTGCAGGTGTAGAAACATTGAAGGAGTTAAGGGACAAGGAACCTTATGAAGAACTTGGAGAGAAGGCGAAGAGGGTCTCAGAGGCTGTATCCGGTATGCTGAAGGAAAAAGGGATACCTCACCGTATAAACAGGGTAGGTTCAATGTTTACCGTATTCTTTACAGACAAGGAAGTTGTGGACTTTGAAAGTGCAAAGTCCTCGGACCTTGAACTCTTCGGAAAGTTCTTCCGAAAGCTCCTTGAAAAGGGTATTCTCATACCTCCGGCACAGTTTGAAGCCTGGTTTTTAAGCACAGCCCACGAGGAGGAAGATATAGAGGAAGCCCTTAACAGAATAGAGAGCGCTATTAGAGAACTCTGA
- the hemH gene encoding ferrochelatase: MESKTGVVLLNMGGPDSLEAIQPFLYNLFSDHDIIRIPRPIQKPVAWLISRIRAKKTRHYYEVMGGKSPQREQTEEQAKELQKLLGEGYRVVVAMRYWHPFTEEALKELFKEDIERIVLLPMYPQFSTTTTGSSFNEFYRVYQRRNYPQVPVLEIRSYHNHPEYIRAMVENIKENLPNWKGFFFLFTAHSLPIYVIEEGDPYKEQTEETVRLIMEHFPGVEHALGYQSKVGPVKWLEPMTDKLIEELARKGVKNLCVIPVSFVCEHSETLYELDVQYRQLAESLGVDNFVRIPTLRTHPTFIKALRDIVESSLKPEQSSFLTS; this comes from the coding sequence ATGGAAAGCAAAACGGGTGTTGTCCTTTTGAACATGGGTGGTCCCGACAGCCTTGAGGCTATCCAGCCTTTCCTATACAACCTCTTTTCTGACCACGACATAATAAGAATCCCGAGACCCATTCAGAAGCCGGTAGCGTGGCTCATATCAAGGATTAGAGCCAAGAAAACGAGGCACTACTACGAGGTCATGGGAGGAAAATCCCCTCAGAGAGAGCAGACCGAGGAGCAGGCGAAAGAGCTCCAGAAGCTCCTGGGAGAGGGTTACAGAGTTGTGGTTGCGATGAGATACTGGCACCCCTTCACGGAGGAAGCTCTGAAAGAACTCTTTAAAGAGGATATTGAAAGGATAGTTCTCCTGCCCATGTATCCCCAGTTCAGCACCACCACAACAGGCTCTTCCTTTAACGAGTTTTACAGGGTTTACCAAAGGAGAAACTACCCACAGGTGCCCGTCCTTGAGATAAGGAGCTACCACAACCACCCCGAATACATAAGGGCGATGGTTGAGAACATAAAGGAGAACCTACCTAACTGGAAGGGGTTCTTCTTCCTGTTTACAGCCCACAGCCTACCTATCTATGTGATAGAGGAGGGAGACCCCTACAAGGAGCAGACCGAGGAGACAGTCAGGTTGATAATGGAGCACTTTCCCGGGGTTGAACATGCCCTCGGTTATCAGAGCAAAGTAGGACCTGTAAAGTGGCTTGAACCCATGACCGACAAGCTTATAGAGGAACTGGCACGGAAAGGAGTAAAGAACCTATGTGTGATACCGGTGTCCTTCGTATGCGAACACTCAGAGACGCTATATGAGCTTGACGTTCAGTATAGGCAGCTTGCTGAGAGTCTTGGGGTTGATAACTTCGTAAGGATACCCACTCTAAGGACACACCCAACATTCATAAAAGCCCTCAGAGATATAGTGGAGAGCAGCTTGAAACCTGAGCAAAGCAGTTTCTTAACCTCTTGA
- a CDS encoding pyridoxal phosphate-dependent aminotransferase produces MHRIDKLTPFIVMDILAKAKEMEDVIHLEIGEPDLDPSPKVLQALEKAIKDRNYFYTPALGLPELREKVAEFYRVKYGVDLSPDRVVITTGTSGAFLVAYAVTMDAGDRIALGDPSYPCYKNFAHLLDIQPEFIPISKETEYEIKPDMLKGRDVKALHISSPSNPTGNLYSAQTLQELADYCDREGIYLISDEIYHGLVYEGKEHTALEFSDRAIVINGFSKFFCMPGFRIGWAILPSQLVRSAEIVIQNVFISAPTLSQYAAFEAFDWEYLNRVRETFAERRETLYEGVKELFEVDAKPQGAFYIWANVSRYTQDSYEFALKLLEEAHVAVTPGVDFGRNRTNEYIRLAYTRDTEELREAVRRLKDFLSSL; encoded by the coding sequence GTGCACAGAATAGATAAGCTCACACCCTTCATAGTGATGGACATCCTCGCCAAAGCTAAAGAGATGGAGGACGTTATACACCTTGAGATAGGGGAACCTGACCTTGACCCATCACCGAAGGTTCTTCAAGCTCTTGAAAAGGCTATAAAGGACAGGAATTACTTTTACACCCCCGCTCTCGGACTTCCGGAGCTGAGGGAAAAGGTGGCTGAGTTTTACAGGGTAAAGTATGGTGTTGACCTCTCACCCGACAGGGTTGTTATAACGACCGGGACTTCCGGAGCTTTCCTTGTAGCCTATGCGGTAACGATGGACGCAGGTGATAGGATCGCCCTCGGAGACCCCTCATATCCCTGCTACAAGAACTTTGCTCACCTTCTTGATATACAGCCAGAGTTTATACCCATATCAAAGGAAACCGAATACGAGATTAAACCTGACATGCTCAAAGGTAGAGATGTAAAGGCTCTCCACATATCCTCACCCTCAAACCCTACAGGCAACCTGTACTCTGCACAGACACTGCAGGAGCTGGCAGACTACTGCGACAGGGAAGGCATATACCTTATATCCGACGAGATATACCACGGACTTGTCTATGAGGGTAAGGAGCATACAGCCCTTGAGTTCAGTGATAGAGCTATAGTCATAAACGGGTTCTCCAAGTTCTTCTGTATGCCAGGCTTCAGGATAGGCTGGGCTATACTCCCGTCACAGCTTGTTAGGAGCGCAGAGATAGTGATTCAGAACGTCTTCATCTCTGCACCCACCCTGAGCCAGTATGCCGCCTTTGAAGCCTTTGACTGGGAGTATCTGAACAGAGTGAGGGAAACCTTTGCAGAGCGAAGAGAGACCCTCTACGAGGGTGTAAAGGAGCTATTTGAAGTAGATGCAAAACCTCAGGGTGCCTTTTACATCTGGGCTAACGTCAGCAGATACACGCAGGATTCCTACGAGTTTGCCTTAAAGCTTCTTGAGGAAGCACATGTTGCCGTGACACCCGGCGTAGACTTTGGCAGAAACAGAACGAACGAGTATATAAGGCTTGCCTACACGAGGGATACGGAGGAGCTCAGAGAGGCTGTGAGACGCTTAAAGGATTTCCTCAGCAGTCTCTAA